The Plectropomus leopardus isolate mb chromosome 7, YSFRI_Pleo_2.0, whole genome shotgun sequence genome window below encodes:
- the LOC121945421 gene encoding carcinoembryonic antigen-related cell adhesion molecule 1-like, with the protein MDVVGPGYMNRITVDKSTGSLVLKNLTEKDSGEYELIIIPYGAEQIQGTAKLEVLTKVSKPTMACPTQNLIEGQTSVNLTCNSNGFTSRVWMKDGQPLVSGGRYSFHDGNRVLSVSPVNRTDTGEFLCNVSNNISFDTATCRLQVYYGPDRPVIVQTPIGAELEESVFLSCSADSLPKATFFWKFKHIIMHGSVHYIHEMMPTHLGRYTCIARNPVTGVEASMFHNLRDSSTAISGSMSMMVCTVLTAVALVSV; encoded by the exons ATGGATGTGGTGGGACCAGGCTACATGAACAGGATCACAGTGGATAAATCCACAGGATCTCTGGTGCTTAAAAACCTGACTGAAAAAGACAGCGGTGAATACGAGTTAATCATCATCCCATACGGAGCGGAGCAGATTCAAGGAACTGCTAAGCTGGAGGTGCTGA CCAAAGTGTCGAAACCCACCATGGCCTGCCCCACACAAAACTTAATAGAGGGTCAAACCTCCGTGAATCTAACCTGCAATTCTAACGGCTTCACGTCAAGAGTGTGGATGAAGGACGGCCAGCCTCTGGTTTCTGGAGGCAGATACAGCTTTCATGATGGCAACAGAGTGTTGTCCGTCAGCCCCGTGAACAGGACAGACACCGGAGAGTTTCTTTGTAATGTCAGCAACAACATCAGCTTTGATACGGCCACATGCAGACTTCAAGTCTACT ATGGACCTGACAGACCAGTGATCGTTCAGACGCCAATAGGAGCAGAACTTGAAGAGAGCGTCTTTCTCAGCTGCTCAGCCGACTCCCTACCAAAGGCAACTTTCTTCTGGAAGTTCAAGCACATTATAATGCACGGGTCTGTACACTACATCCATGAGATGATGCCGACACACCTGGGGCGGTACACCTGCATCGCCCGTAACCCTGTCACTGGCGTGGAAGCCTCTATGTTCCACAACCTGCGTG ACTCCTCTACTGCGATCAGTGGTTCTATGTCCATGATGGTGTGCACTGTCCTGACCGCGGTGGCACTCGTGTCGGTATAA